The following coding sequences are from one Diabrotica virgifera virgifera chromosome 2, PGI_DIABVI_V3a window:
- the LOC114329746 gene encoding protamine-like, whose translation MSSSRSRKSSRSGCLRIRPATYCRLYGAKKKISRRKSRSRRLKRGGRSRSRARRRTRSRARRGKSRRRGRSRRRAARRKSRGRRSRRSRRSRRGGKRGKSKRGKCSRPGPITHNPFFNFLRIFRRQHCGKPVHKIAEEAAKRWCQMKQEDRKRFYREACTKIKKKIRSKKKGRGRKRSGRRGGGKGRRGKSRCGGRCGR comes from the coding sequence ATGTCATCCTCACGATCCAGAAAAAGTTCTCGTTCAGGATGTTTAAGAATAAGACCTGCCACGTATTGTAGATTATATGGTGCAAAAAAGAAAATTTCAAGACGAAAGTCCCGGTCGCGTAGATTAAAAAGGGGTGGCAGAAGTCGTAGTCGTGCAAGACGTCGCACTAGAAGCCGAGCAAGGCGAGGCAAGTCCAGAAGAAGAGGTCGATCAAGACGAAGAGCAGCTCGCAGAAAATCTAGGGGACGTCGTTCTAGACGAAGCAGACGATCGAGACGAGGCGGCAAAAGGGGTAAAAGTAAACGAGGAAAATGCTCCAGACCAGGTCCTATAACACACAATCCATTCTTCAACTTTTTACGAATATTCAGGCGTCAACACTGTGGAAAGCCTGTTCACAAGATAGCTGAAGAAGCCGCCAAGAGGTGGTGCCAAATGAAACAGGAAGATAGGAAGAGATTTTACAGGGAAGCTTGTACAAAAATTAAGAAGAAGATCAGAAGTAAGAAAAAAGGACGAGGACGGAAAAGAAGTGGTAGAAGAGGGGGCGGAAAAGGCAGAAGAGGCAAAAGTAGATGTGGTGGAAGGTGTGGGCGTTGA